GGCTAACGAAGGAATGGTCCAGTTAATCCCTAACGGTGGAGCGAGGTTACTGGCACCTACGAAAGAGGAGATCGTAGGGACCTACGAGGTTAGAGATTATTTAGAGCGTCTTGCGGTAAAAAAAGCGGCTTCTCGTATAACACCTCTACAGATCTGTAGGCTTGAAGAACAGATCGAGCTGGAGGAAAAGAGCTTTCAGGAAAGGGATTTAGAGTCGTATCTGGAGGTAAATAACTCTTTCCACAGGATAATAGCCGAGGCCTCGGGGAACATAATCTTAGCGGATTACATAGATAACGTCCTATCCAGGACTTACGTCTTTTTGGTCTTCTACGAAACTTTTTTTGATTTCCAAACCAACCCAAGCCTAGACGAACACAGAGCGATATTGAAAGCCCTCTCGGATCACGACGAGGATCTATCGGTAAAACTGATGGAAGATCATCTTTCCCTTTCCCTCAAGGGACTGGCCCCATAGAGGGACTATAGAATCCCTCCTAACCGACAAAAAAAGCGAGCAGGCAAAGGTTTAAAAACCCTGCCTACTCGCTTTTACAGCATACTAGAGAACTTGCCTAACGTCTCCACGAGAA
The sequence above is a segment of the Dethiosulfovibrio salsuginis genome. Coding sequences within it:
- a CDS encoding GntR family transcriptional regulator, translating into MKDPVQFNTTSDYVYHQLRNQIITKKLRAGQRLPEITLAKQLEVSRTPVREALRRLANEGMVQLIPNGGARLLAPTKEEIVGTYEVRDYLERLAVKKAASRITPLQICRLEEQIELEEKSFQERDLESYLEVNNSFHRIIAEASGNIILADYIDNVLSRTYVFLVFYETFFDFQTNPSLDEHRAILKALSDHDEDLSVKLMEDHLSLSLKGLAP